One Nitrospinota bacterium genomic window, CGGGCATTCGGGCCGCCGTCGTCTCGGTCCGCCGCACACCTACCGAGGCCTTAAGCCCGATCATTAAGTCGACTAATTTCCTCAACAATATAATGTCCAAGATGGAGGCCCTCGAGGCGGGCGCCGACGAAGCCATCATGCTCAACACCGACGGCCACATCGCCGAAGGCACCACCACCAACGTCTTCTGGTTCGATGGTAAAAGCCTCTGCACGCCCCCCTTGGAGGCGGGCATCCTCGACGGGGTGACCCGCTCGGAGGCCCTCACCATCGCCCAGAAACACCTAGCCTACCGGGCCGTCGAGGTCCTACGGGGCCGGGACGCGCTGGAGGAGGCCGAGGAGGTCTTCGTCACCAGCACCTCGTACGAGATCATGCCGGTCACGACCATCGACGGCAAGCCCGTCGGAACAGGGCGGCCGGGCCCCGTAAGCCTGGGGATTTTGAGAAAATTCAGGGAGCTTTACTGGTAGGGCGCTTTATGCCTCAAGGAGCTTTGCGAGCCCAAATCGTCCCACTTCAGGGGGCGCTGGATGCTGAGACCCTCTTCGCAGCCGTATCAGACGGGGCGTATCCATTCTGGCTCGACAGCGCCATGGACCCGGCCAAGC contains:
- a CDS encoding aminotransferase class IV yields the protein MIVYLNGDYVPAEEARVSVFDRGFLYGDGIYETLRVYGGRVFKLEEHLSRLERSARMIRLSLPLSPAAFAEAIETCLKLNDLSSALVRIGVSRGEASSPGLDPALVAGPATVVIVTRPFEPYPEAMYEAGIRAAVVSVRRTPTEALSPIIKSTNFLNNIMSKMEALEAGADEAIMLNTDGHIAEGTTTNVFWFDGKSLCTPPLEAGILDGVTRSEALTIAQKHLAYRAVEVLRGRDALEEAEEVFVTSTSYEIMPVTTIDGKPVGTGRPGPVSLGILRKFRELYW